One segment of Zhihengliuella halotolerans DNA contains the following:
- a CDS encoding DUF456 domain-containing protein: MDITIIATIVAGLLLLVATLGTVYPILPGSWLALGTLLAWAWILGSTASWTMGAIAMVFVAVGWSASAVLTGRNLKQQQIPHGSILVALVAAVVGMFVIPVVGLFVGFGAGLLGAEMLRRKDFKAALRSSASALKATGIGILIEFGCAALATSLWVIGVIWHFVAN; encoded by the coding sequence ATGGACATCACGATCATCGCGACCATCGTCGCCGGGCTCCTGCTTCTCGTCGCCACACTGGGAACCGTCTACCCGATCCTGCCGGGCAGCTGGCTCGCCCTGGGGACGCTGCTCGCGTGGGCCTGGATCCTCGGTTCGACCGCCTCGTGGACGATGGGTGCCATCGCGATGGTGTTCGTCGCCGTCGGCTGGTCCGCCTCAGCCGTGCTGACCGGACGGAACCTCAAGCAGCAGCAGATCCCGCACGGGTCGATTCTTGTGGCGCTGGTCGCCGCGGTGGTGGGAATGTTCGTGATCCCCGTGGTCGGCTTGTTCGTCGGCTTCGGCGCGGGCCTGCTGGGTGCGGAGATGCTCCGGCGCAAGGACTTCAAGGCCGCGCTGAGGTCCTCGGCGTCGGCACTGAAGGCCACCGGGATCGGCATCCTCATCGAGTTCGGGTGCGCCGCGCTGGCGACGTCGCTCTGGGTCATCGGGGTCATCTGGCACTTCGTCGCCAACTAG
- a CDS encoding ABC transporter substrate-binding protein — protein sequence MKHTFPLRAAAVLAAAGLALTACSGGGDAPDDGEVTLTFAWWGSDTRHQKTQEMIDIFEEQNPGITIDTEYGDWGGYWDKLATQTAAGKAPDVMQMDLLYIREYAENGVLLDLRDVDMSDMPEDLRVAGATDDGVWGVPHGLTALSVLANKTMFEEAGVELPDDSTWTWEDFEAKSLEFQEKSDAYGLTSLPATMTLELFLRQNGKEFLTPDGQLGWEPADAEGYFEMYKGLADSGALPSASVIAEDQLPSLDQTLTATNKVAMAPWWSTQMTAVQAASGDEFEILRPPSVAGDAAEGQLWYKTSMFFSASSRTEHPEEAKKFIDFLVNSTEAAEIGATERGMLANQTALEHIRDDLTPEEKQVADYITEVEADLGAPIPIPPQGVSDYQNLHFRYDLEVLFGRLSPAEAAERMHAEMAATL from the coding sequence ATGAAACACACCTTCCCACTCCGCGCTGCCGCGGTGCTCGCCGCGGCGGGCCTTGCCCTGACGGCCTGTTCCGGCGGCGGTGATGCGCCCGACGACGGCGAGGTCACTCTGACCTTCGCCTGGTGGGGCTCCGACACGCGCCATCAGAAGACCCAGGAGATGATCGACATCTTCGAGGAGCAGAACCCCGGCATCACCATCGACACCGAATACGGGGACTGGGGCGGCTACTGGGACAAGTTGGCCACCCAGACCGCCGCCGGCAAGGCGCCGGACGTCATGCAGATGGACCTGCTCTACATCCGCGAGTACGCAGAGAATGGCGTGCTGCTGGACCTGAGAGACGTCGACATGTCGGACATGCCCGAGGACCTGCGCGTCGCCGGGGCCACGGACGACGGCGTCTGGGGTGTCCCGCACGGGCTCACCGCGCTGTCGGTGCTGGCGAACAAGACGATGTTCGAGGAAGCCGGAGTCGAGCTGCCCGACGACTCGACGTGGACCTGGGAGGATTTCGAAGCGAAGTCGCTCGAGTTCCAGGAGAAGTCCGACGCCTACGGTCTGACGAGCCTGCCGGCGACGATGACGCTCGAGCTCTTCCTGCGCCAGAACGGCAAGGAGTTCCTGACGCCCGACGGCCAACTCGGCTGGGAGCCGGCCGACGCCGAGGGGTATTTCGAGATGTACAAGGGGCTTGCCGATTCCGGCGCGCTCCCGTCCGCCTCCGTGATCGCCGAAGATCAACTCCCGTCCCTGGACCAGACGCTGACCGCGACCAACAAAGTGGCGATGGCCCCGTGGTGGAGCACGCAGATGACCGCCGTTCAGGCGGCCTCCGGAGACGAGTTCGAGATCCTGCGGCCGCCGTCCGTCGCCGGCGACGCCGCCGAGGGTCAGCTCTGGTACAAGACTTCGATGTTCTTCTCCGCGTCCTCCCGCACGGAGCACCCGGAGGAGGCCAAGAAGTTCATTGACTTCCTCGTGAACTCGACCGAAGCAGCCGAGATCGGCGCCACTGAGCGCGGCATGCTGGCCAATCAGACGGCACTCGAGCACATCCGCGACGACCTGACGCCGGAGGAGAAGCAGGTCGCCGACTACATCACCGAGGTCGAAGCGGATCTCGGGGCCCCGATCCCGATCCCGCCGCAGGGAGTCTCCGACTACCAGAATCTGCACTTCCGCTACGACCTCGAGGTCCTGTTCGGGCGGTTGAGCCCGGCCGAGGCTGCCGAGAGGATGCACGCCGAGATGGCGGCGACCCTGTAG
- a CDS encoding LacI family DNA-binding transcriptional regulator → MAEAMPRTRVGKRPTVRQVAERAGVSHQTVSRFLRGDPGMKPATIERLREAVDALGYRVDQTARSLRTGRSGVLTAMLPSPVTAFPTPVLAAAAEVAHDHGYFMEVAVVAGGSRERAERAAELLESGRSEGVLFLGDLPDGGVPSSRDRGAFVLFGDFDDQLRGVGQLADASPVAEAIAHLAGLGHRRFLHLAGPQQWASARARRAVFLETIERLGPDYPGLTSAGVVPGTWSADSGYDGVAQLPADVDFTAVIAANDLVAMGAVRALGERGLSVPGDVSIVGWDDQEMGRYSTPSLSTVVVDREAQGRVAMQRLVALVRGEKAADSGAQINRLVWRESAGAAPARGR, encoded by the coding sequence ATGGCGGAGGCGATGCCGCGCACGCGGGTCGGGAAGCGTCCCACCGTGCGCCAGGTGGCGGAGCGGGCGGGCGTCTCGCATCAGACGGTCTCGCGCTTCCTGCGGGGTGATCCGGGCATGAAGCCCGCGACGATTGAACGGCTCCGCGAAGCCGTCGATGCGCTCGGTTACCGGGTCGACCAGACCGCCCGCTCCCTCCGCACGGGCCGCTCCGGCGTGCTGACGGCGATGTTGCCGAGTCCGGTCACGGCGTTTCCGACGCCGGTGCTCGCGGCCGCGGCCGAGGTCGCGCACGATCACGGCTACTTCATGGAGGTCGCCGTCGTCGCCGGAGGCTCCCGCGAACGTGCCGAACGGGCCGCGGAACTGCTCGAATCCGGCCGCAGCGAGGGAGTCCTGTTTCTCGGCGACCTGCCCGACGGTGGCGTGCCCAGCAGTCGCGACCGCGGCGCGTTCGTGCTCTTCGGCGACTTCGACGATCAGCTGCGCGGCGTCGGCCAGCTGGCGGACGCCAGCCCCGTGGCCGAGGCGATCGCCCACCTGGCCGGGCTCGGGCACCGCCGTTTCCTGCATCTCGCGGGCCCGCAGCAGTGGGCCTCGGCGCGCGCCCGCCGCGCCGTGTTCCTCGAGACCATCGAGCGGCTGGGGCCGGACTATCCCGGCCTGACCAGCGCCGGCGTCGTGCCGGGTACGTGGAGCGCGGACTCCGGGTACGACGGCGTCGCGCAGCTTCCCGCGGACGTGGACTTCACTGCGGTCATCGCCGCCAACGACCTCGTCGCCATGGGCGCCGTCCGGGCGCTGGGTGAGCGCGGACTCTCCGTCCCCGGAGACGTCAGCATCGTCGGCTGGGACGACCAGGAGATGGGGCGCTACTCCACGCCTTCGCTCTCCACGGTGGTTGTCGATCGGGAGGCCCAGGGGCGGGTGGCGATGCAACGGCTCGTCGCCCTCGTGCGCGGCGAGAAGGCGGCCGATTCGGGTGCTCAGATCAACCGGCTCGTCTGGCGCGAAAGCGCTGGGGCCGCGCCCGCCCGGGGCCGGTAG
- a CDS encoding Gfo/Idh/MocA family protein, which translates to MSGTQPDAPRVRVGIIGAGGIATGAHIPALRTQAHRAEIVAIADVDADRAAAAAAEHSIAQHYTSVDALLAGAEPDLIVVCTPPGAHRDAVMSGLRAGAWVWCEKPPMLSLAEYDEVAALEGEQGPYAAYVFQHRFGPAANRVRAAVDDGSLGDPHVAVCNTLWYRGHDYYDVPWRGKWETEGGGPAMGHGIHQMDLLLDILGDWTEVTAIADTLDRDLETEDVSLAMVRFASGAVASIVNSVLSPRETSYLRFDFTDATVEVEHLYGYASTDWRFTPSPHLAAGGAQDDDGARKASSFFADDDGGASSHVNQISALLDSMERGERPRASGDDGRKSLEFIAALYESAETGRTVRRADLKRSGPYYLGMHDPAYTYQRMRRGQQPAAPSRTDTLEAARG; encoded by the coding sequence ATGTCAGGCACCCAGCCAGACGCCCCACGCGTCCGCGTCGGAATTATCGGCGCCGGAGGCATCGCCACCGGCGCCCACATTCCGGCCCTCCGCACCCAGGCGCACCGCGCAGAAATCGTCGCCATCGCCGACGTCGACGCCGACCGGGCCGCAGCCGCGGCCGCCGAGCACTCCATCGCGCAGCACTACACGAGCGTCGACGCGCTGCTCGCCGGCGCCGAGCCGGATCTGATCGTGGTCTGCACGCCACCGGGCGCCCACCGGGACGCCGTCATGTCCGGACTGCGCGCCGGCGCGTGGGTCTGGTGCGAGAAGCCCCCCATGCTCTCCCTCGCCGAGTACGACGAGGTCGCGGCCCTCGAGGGCGAGCAGGGCCCCTACGCCGCTTACGTCTTCCAGCACCGGTTCGGCCCCGCCGCGAATCGCGTCCGCGCCGCCGTCGACGACGGCAGCCTAGGCGACCCGCACGTCGCGGTCTGCAACACACTCTGGTACCGCGGCCACGACTACTACGACGTCCCGTGGCGCGGGAAATGGGAGACCGAGGGCGGCGGCCCGGCCATGGGCCACGGGATCCACCAGATGGATCTGCTGCTCGACATCCTCGGGGACTGGACCGAGGTCACCGCCATCGCCGACACCCTGGACCGCGACCTCGAGACCGAAGACGTCTCACTGGCCATGGTCCGCTTCGCCTCCGGCGCCGTCGCCAGCATCGTGAACTCGGTCCTCTCCCCCCGAGAGACCAGCTACCTGCGCTTCGACTTCACCGACGCCACCGTCGAGGTCGAGCACCTCTACGGCTACGCCAGCACCGACTGGCGCTTCACACCGAGCCCGCACCTGGCCGCCGGCGGCGCGCAGGACGACGACGGCGCGCGCAAGGCGTCGTCGTTCTTCGCGGACGACGACGGCGGCGCGAGCTCGCACGTCAACCAGATCAGCGCCCTGCTCGACTCGATGGAGCGCGGCGAACGGCCACGCGCCAGCGGCGACGACGGGCGGAAGAGCCTCGAGTTCATCGCCGCCCTGTACGAGTCCGCCGAGACCGGCAGGACGGTCCGCCGGGCCGACCTGAAGCGCTCGGGACCCTACTACCTGGGCATGCACGACCCGGCATATACCTACCAGCGCATGCGCCGCGGGCAGCAGCCCGCCGCACCGTCCCGCACCGACACCTTGGAGGCCGCCCGTGGCTAA
- a CDS encoding PmoA family protein: MANAEYTVNDRHDSVTVTGGGVDLLTYVVHPDTKAEEAPKPYLFPLRFLDGGDAAVRRPWDHRWHTGLQFTWSHVKDQNFWGGPTFSTEGGYQMRDNLGRMEHQGFAAPPMGGSEVVFDETLTWINSRGEHWYDEHRVHRLHSLDTERGLWSVDLTTTLTNVSGETLPMGSPTTAGREQAGYTGWFWRGPRSWTGARVVSSEGLEGDETVMGTTADWIAMQSEHDGLDGGGTILTFAGSSTAAVDGESLEIPEIRWFVRSGVFAVISPSPAFYEEIHLPHGGELTLSHRYVFVSRVCEDEELKTLGAEFAL, translated from the coding sequence GTGGCTAACGCCGAGTACACCGTCAACGACCGCCACGACTCCGTCACCGTGACCGGCGGCGGCGTCGACCTGCTGACCTACGTCGTCCATCCCGACACGAAGGCCGAAGAGGCCCCGAAGCCGTACCTCTTCCCGCTGCGCTTCCTCGACGGCGGCGACGCCGCGGTGCGCCGCCCGTGGGACCACCGCTGGCACACGGGGCTGCAATTCACGTGGTCGCACGTGAAGGACCAGAACTTCTGGGGCGGTCCTACCTTCTCGACCGAAGGCGGCTACCAGATGCGGGACAACCTGGGCCGCATGGAGCACCAGGGGTTCGCCGCTCCCCCGATGGGCGGATCCGAGGTCGTCTTCGACGAGACGCTCACGTGGATCAACTCCCGCGGAGAGCACTGGTACGACGAGCACCGGGTCCACCGGCTGCACTCCCTCGACACCGAGCGCGGGCTGTGGTCGGTCGATCTGACCACGACGCTCACCAACGTCTCCGGCGAGACCCTGCCGATGGGCAGCCCGACGACGGCCGGCCGCGAGCAAGCCGGCTACACCGGGTGGTTCTGGCGCGGCCCGCGCTCCTGGACCGGCGCCCGCGTCGTCTCTTCGGAGGGGCTCGAGGGCGATGAGACGGTCATGGGGACGACGGCCGACTGGATCGCGATGCAGAGCGAACACGACGGGCTCGACGGCGGCGGCACCATCCTGACGTTCGCCGGCTCGTCGACGGCGGCGGTCGACGGAGAGTCCCTCGAGATCCCGGAGATCCGCTGGTTCGTGCGCTCGGGCGTCTTCGCAGTGATCAGCCCGTCGCCCGCGTTCTACGAGGAGATCCATCTGCCCCACGGCGGCGAGCTGACGCTCAGCCATCGCTACGTCTTCGTCTCCCGCGTGTGCGAAGACGAAGAGCTGAAGACCCTCGGAGCGGAGTTCGCGCTGTGA
- a CDS encoding cupin domain-containing protein — protein MSGAEHPGPASASRSLPEFPGGTSVSQLRVYDWEAEDGCAGGTPHLHTLSTEAYVVTGGSGEVHTLSSDGARVDPLEPGSLLWFTPGTVHRLVNHGGLELNVIMANAGLPEAGDAVMTFPDEVLADQEAYRRAVTLPGEEEARAAAARTRRDLAMEGYAQLRDAVVREGPAALGTLHARATALVQPKIDAWREIFAANVEEQVRRTRAQMDGLAAGDGTHLAAGAVVAGNPRPGPRLWGMCGRLATWTG, from the coding sequence GTGAGCGGCGCCGAGCACCCCGGACCCGCGTCGGCCAGCCGTTCGCTGCCCGAATTCCCCGGTGGCACGTCCGTCTCCCAGCTGCGTGTGTACGACTGGGAGGCCGAGGACGGCTGCGCCGGTGGGACTCCCCACCTGCACACGCTCTCGACCGAGGCGTACGTCGTCACGGGCGGCAGCGGCGAGGTGCACACGCTGAGCTCCGACGGGGCCCGGGTCGACCCGCTCGAACCCGGCTCCCTGCTCTGGTTCACCCCAGGCACCGTCCACCGGCTCGTCAACCACGGCGGTCTGGAACTCAACGTAATCATGGCCAACGCGGGCCTGCCGGAGGCCGGCGACGCGGTCATGACCTTCCCGGACGAGGTCCTCGCGGATCAGGAGGCCTACCGGCGGGCGGTCACGCTGCCGGGCGAGGAGGAAGCACGGGCTGCAGCCGCCCGCACACGCCGCGACCTGGCGATGGAGGGCTACGCCCAGCTGCGCGACGCCGTCGTGCGGGAGGGCCCGGCCGCCCTGGGGACGCTGCACGCGCGGGCGACCGCGCTGGTGCAACCCAAGATCGACGCGTGGCGGGAGATCTTCGCCGCCAACGTCGAGGAACAGGTCAGGCGAACACGCGCGCAGATGGACGGGCTCGCCGCCGGCGACGGCACGCACCTGGCCGCCGGCGCCGTCGTCGCCGGCAACCCGCGGCCAGGCCCGCGCCTGTGGGGCATGTGCGGGCGGCTCGCGACCTGGACAGGCTAA
- a CDS encoding DUF1540 domain-containing protein has product MHATPPVADCTVENCSFNDHSHCNAAGITIGGSQDHASCATFVDIGQSGGLPKVIAEVGACQRAECAFNDHLQCTAAEVHVGPGIDNADCLTYKV; this is encoded by the coding sequence ATGCACGCCACTCCGCCAGTCGCCGACTGCACGGTTGAGAACTGTTCCTTCAACGACCACTCCCACTGCAACGCCGCCGGCATCACGATCGGCGGAAGCCAGGACCACGCGAGCTGCGCGACGTTCGTCGACATCGGCCAGTCCGGTGGGCTGCCGAAGGTGATCGCCGAAGTCGGTGCGTGCCAGCGCGCCGAGTGCGCCTTCAACGACCACCTCCAGTGCACCGCCGCCGAAGTCCACGTCGGTCCGGGCATCGACAACGCGGACTGCCTGACCTATAAGGTCTGA
- a CDS encoding CPBP family intramembrane glutamic endopeptidase produces the protein MNEIAYHRILRDSDRHRWYKPLLVLLIAGGIYFGLIVVLLLVMFAVALSSENGAAFFTDTNALESLISFNTPAGIAFALVSVILMWPPASAAIRMIYGRGTPRRISASLFSVAGKMRWGRLGRYFVAAIAVIGASIVIDVAVNGIPTWSLDERALLMLAIALGLVAFQATAEEVVFRGLFMTAIGSWLRHPAWAVLLPVPLFVIGHAYDAVGLTDIAVFAIAAGYLTVRTGGLEAAIAMHVINNAAAFGFGIATGADLDATEVAPAAAAVSIVTTLVYVAVVEWMERRRARTEPVSPPENAVLPS, from the coding sequence ATGAATGAGATCGCTTACCACCGCATCCTGCGCGACTCCGACCGCCACCGCTGGTATAAACCCCTGCTGGTGCTGCTCATCGCCGGTGGCATCTACTTCGGCCTGATAGTCGTGCTGCTCCTGGTGATGTTCGCCGTCGCGCTCTCCTCCGAGAACGGCGCTGCCTTCTTCACGGACACGAATGCGCTCGAATCACTGATCAGCTTCAACACCCCTGCGGGGATCGCGTTCGCGCTCGTATCCGTCATCCTCATGTGGCCACCGGCGTCGGCCGCGATCCGGATGATCTACGGCCGCGGTACGCCCCGCCGGATCTCAGCCAGCCTGTTCTCCGTCGCCGGGAAGATGCGCTGGGGCCGACTGGGTCGCTACTTCGTCGCGGCTATCGCGGTCATCGGGGCGAGCATCGTCATCGACGTGGCCGTCAACGGCATACCGACGTGGTCCCTCGACGAGCGCGCCCTGCTCATGTTGGCGATCGCCCTCGGACTCGTCGCCTTCCAGGCCACGGCCGAAGAGGTCGTCTTCCGCGGCCTCTTCATGACCGCGATCGGCAGCTGGCTGCGCCACCCCGCCTGGGCTGTGCTCCTGCCGGTTCCGCTGTTCGTCATCGGCCATGCGTACGACGCCGTCGGGCTGACTGACATCGCCGTCTTCGCCATCGCCGCCGGTTATCTGACGGTCCGCACCGGCGGGTTGGAAGCCGCGATCGCGATGCACGTCATCAACAATGCCGCGGCGTTCGGATTCGGGATCGCCACCGGTGCCGACCTCGATGCGACGGAGGTCGCCCCGGCCGCCGCCGCGGTTTCCATCGTCACGACCCTTGTCTACGTCGCGGTGGTCGAGTGGATGGAGCGCCGCAGGGCCCGTACTGAGCCCGTTAGCCCTCCCGAGAACGCAGTGCTTCCCTCGTAG
- a CDS encoding HNH endonuclease signature motif containing protein, with protein sequence MAITHPSETPAAASGAAGRVREATEHLKGLCPEVGSLSDADLVHATGAVEALGRIVDALRVRTAGEIEDRSSKGLGEDRLSARYGCRTGSELLERLTGAPGREVRRRAGLDTRTRAGLSLTGEELPARFPDIAAALHTGSLGIETAELLTGMLTRVAPRADPGAVSAAEAALVATATTTGTDSAGQDSATRDPAGQDPAAEDHDTSSSDPEDSAGTGVPAATYAEVKIHTQVWEAHLDQDGPDPEASRATTRRGLTLGSARDGLIPVRGNLMPETAAQLTRLLSAYLNPAARHHDTDPNPETHAGATKSSGAPVVVDERTPAQKRHDVLASILTAAARAAETPSLGGDAATLLVHITAEDLTDPAGSATLDGIDIPAPARIAHRIACAGAMQKVLFDRAGRIVALGTKERVFNAHQRRAITARDGGCVIPGCTIPASWCEIHHVHAHAENGPTHTDNGVLLCWFHHHHLETSGWDIRITGGVPHVKAPPWYDPSGTYRPAVNVVTRRGRHHRTEPPPVAPEAEGTPKPSPLPTPAPAPDPSPNANAKKNKPTSQSPDPDACVGGRDENSPPVRNPGVSDREFEARWDAETARPYAIEEGIPTCWDPTTGQSPEEAAEERRRRWNAADDEPPW encoded by the coding sequence ATGGCCATCACGCATCCCTCCGAGACCCCCGCCGCCGCTTCCGGCGCCGCGGGCCGGGTGCGCGAGGCCACCGAACACCTCAAAGGGCTCTGCCCCGAGGTCGGGTCCCTGAGTGACGCGGACCTCGTGCACGCCACGGGTGCGGTCGAGGCCCTGGGCCGGATCGTCGACGCCCTGCGCGTGCGCACCGCCGGGGAGATCGAGGACCGCTCCAGTAAAGGTCTGGGCGAGGACCGACTCTCGGCCCGGTACGGGTGCCGGACCGGGTCCGAGCTGCTCGAGCGCCTCACCGGCGCCCCGGGGCGCGAGGTCCGCCGCCGGGCCGGACTGGACACGCGGACCCGGGCCGGCCTCTCGCTGACCGGCGAAGAACTGCCCGCGCGGTTCCCGGACATCGCCGCCGCCCTGCACACCGGGAGCCTCGGCATCGAGACCGCCGAACTGCTCACCGGGATGCTCACCCGCGTCGCACCCCGGGCGGACCCGGGCGCAGTCTCCGCGGCTGAAGCCGCGCTCGTGGCCACCGCCACCACCACCGGAACGGACTCCGCCGGACAAGACTCGGCAACACGGGACCCCGCCGGACAAGACCCGGCAGCCGAAGACCACGACACCTCCAGCAGCGACCCGGAGGACTCCGCCGGCACGGGCGTGCCGGCGGCGACGTACGCGGAAGTCAAGATCCACACCCAAGTCTGGGAAGCGCACCTGGACCAGGACGGGCCCGACCCCGAGGCCTCACGCGCCACCACCCGACGGGGCCTAACCCTGGGCTCCGCCCGAGACGGGCTGATCCCGGTCCGCGGGAACCTGATGCCCGAAACCGCCGCCCAACTCACCCGGCTGCTCTCCGCGTACCTGAATCCCGCAGCCCGCCACCACGACACCGACCCGAACCCGGAAACCCACGCTGGAGCCACCAAATCCTCCGGCGCGCCGGTGGTGGTGGATGAGCGCACGCCCGCGCAGAAACGCCACGACGTGCTCGCCTCCATCCTCACCGCCGCCGCACGCGCCGCCGAGACCCCTTCACTGGGCGGGGACGCCGCGACCCTGCTCGTGCACATCACCGCCGAAGACCTCACCGATCCGGCCGGGAGCGCGACCCTGGACGGCATCGACATCCCCGCACCCGCCCGGATCGCCCACCGCATCGCGTGCGCCGGGGCCATGCAGAAAGTCCTCTTCGACCGTGCCGGCCGCATCGTGGCGCTGGGCACGAAGGAACGAGTCTTCAACGCCCACCAGCGCCGGGCCATCACGGCCCGCGACGGCGGGTGCGTCATCCCCGGGTGCACGATCCCGGCCTCCTGGTGCGAAATCCACCACGTGCACGCCCACGCCGAGAATGGTCCGACGCACACCGACAACGGGGTGCTGCTCTGCTGGTTCCACCACCACCATCTCGAGACCTCCGGCTGGGACATCCGCATCACCGGCGGAGTCCCACACGTGAAAGCACCACCCTGGTACGACCCGAGTGGCACATACCGTCCGGCGGTCAACGTGGTCACCCGTCGCGGCCGGCATCACCGGACCGAACCACCACCAGTGGCACCCGAAGCCGAGGGGACACCGAAACCTAGCCCGCTACCGACCCCTGCCCCCGCCCCGGACCCAAGCCCGAACGCGAACGCGAAGAAAAACAAGCCAACAAGTCAGAGCCCTGACCCAGACGCGTGCGTGGGCGGCCGTGACGAGAACAGTCCTCCGGTCCGGAACCCGGGCGTGAGCGACAGAGAATTCGAGGCCCGCTGGGACGCGGAGACCGCACGTCCGTACGCGATTGAAGAAGGCATCCCGACCTGCTGGGATCCAACCACCGGACAGAGCCCTGAAGAGGCCGCCGAGGAACGCCGGCGACGATGGAACGCAGCAGACGACGAACCACCCTGGTGA
- a CDS encoding Lrp/AsnC family transcriptional regulator, with the protein MPVTTNDVRPDPVVLDETDRKLLRMLGENARRANNSMATELGIAPSTCLARVNALRESGVIRRFTLDVDPERIGRALQALIFVRIRPGARHTMSTFSEEIRVQQGVTQLFFLGGTDDFVIHLAVRDSNDVRQFVLDHLSANPAVASTQTSLVFDHLPGGPWV; encoded by the coding sequence ATGCCCGTCACAACGAATGATGTTCGGCCCGATCCCGTGGTGCTCGACGAGACCGACCGGAAGTTGTTGCGGATGCTCGGTGAGAATGCGCGCCGGGCCAACAACTCCATGGCCACCGAGCTCGGTATCGCTCCGTCCACGTGCCTCGCCCGAGTCAACGCGCTGCGCGAGTCCGGGGTGATTCGTCGGTTCACGCTCGACGTAGATCCTGAGCGGATCGGCCGTGCCCTCCAGGCGCTCATTTTCGTGCGGATCCGTCCCGGCGCACGGCATACGATGTCCACGTTCAGCGAGGAGATCCGCGTCCAGCAGGGCGTCACGCAGCTCTTCTTTCTCGGTGGCACCGACGACTTCGTCATCCATCTGGCCGTGCGCGACTCGAACGATGTCCGCCAGTTTGTGCTCGACCACCTCTCCGCGAACCCGGCCGTCGCCTCGACGCAGACCTCGCTGGTGTTCGACCATCTGCCTGGTGGCCCCTGGGTCTAG
- the ald gene encoding alanine dehydrogenase: protein MIIGVPKEIKNNEFRVAMTPAGVSEFVARGHEVVVEATAGLGSGIADEDYVAAGARIAPDADSTWADADMIMKVKEPIAAEYHRMRRDQILFTYLHLAASRECTDAIVTAGSTAIAYETVTAGRGLPLLAPMSEVAGRLSAQIGAVQLQQPNGGSGVLMGGVPGTRPAKVVVIGGGVAGENAANIAVGMGADVTIVDINLTRLKEIDTAYAGRIKTLASSKLAIADEVAAADLVIGSVLIPGAAAPKLVTKDMVAAMRPGSVLVDIAIDQGGCFEGSRPTTHAEPTFKVHDAVYYCVANMPGAVPQTSTAALTNATLPYALRIANKGWKVALREDSGLANGLNVHAGQVTFKSVAEEFELAYLATEDVLA from the coding sequence ATGATCATCGGTGTTCCGAAGGAAATCAAGAACAACGAGTTCCGCGTCGCCATGACGCCGGCAGGCGTCTCCGAGTTCGTCGCCCGCGGCCACGAGGTCGTCGTCGAGGCCACCGCCGGCCTCGGCTCCGGCATCGCCGACGAAGACTATGTGGCGGCCGGGGCTCGTATCGCACCCGACGCGGATTCCACGTGGGCCGACGCCGACATGATCATGAAGGTCAAGGAGCCGATCGCCGCGGAGTACCACCGCATGCGCCGCGACCAGATCCTCTTCACCTACCTGCACCTTGCCGCCTCGCGCGAGTGCACCGACGCCATCGTCACCGCGGGCTCGACGGCCATCGCGTACGAGACGGTCACCGCTGGCCGCGGCCTGCCGCTGCTGGCGCCGATGTCCGAGGTCGCCGGGCGCCTGTCCGCGCAGATCGGCGCCGTGCAGCTGCAGCAGCCCAACGGCGGCTCGGGTGTCCTGATGGGCGGTGTGCCCGGCACCCGCCCGGCCAAGGTCGTCGTCATCGGCGGCGGCGTCGCCGGCGAGAACGCCGCGAACATCGCCGTGGGCATGGGTGCCGATGTCACGATCGTCGACATCAACCTGACCCGCCTCAAGGAGATCGATACGGCCTACGCGGGCCGCATCAAGACCCTGGCCTCCTCGAAGCTCGCGATCGCCGACGAGGTGGCCGCTGCCGACCTCGTCATCGGCTCCGTGCTGATCCCGGGTGCTGCCGCCCCGAAGCTCGTCACCAAGGACATGGTCGCCGCTATGCGCCCGGGCTCCGTGCTCGTGGACATCGCGATCGACCAGGGCGGCTGCTTCGAGGGGTCGCGCCCGACGACGCATGCCGAGCCGACCTTCAAGGTGCACGACGCCGTCTACTACTGCGTCGCGAACATGCCGGGCGCCGTCCCGCAGACCTCGACCGCCGCCCTGACCAACGCGACGCTGCCGTACGCCCTGCGCATCGCGAACAAGGGCTGGAAGGTCGCCCTGCGCGAGGACTCCGGCCTGGCCAACGGCCTGAACGTGCACGCCGGCCAGGTCACCTTCAAGTCGGTGGCCGAGGAGTTCGAGCTCGCCTACCTCGCGACCGAGGACGTCCTCGCCTAA